A single genomic interval of Gossypium raimondii isolate GPD5lz chromosome 11, ASM2569854v1, whole genome shotgun sequence harbors:
- the LOC105804408 gene encoding cationic amino acid transporter 2, vacuolar, protein MGVLVDSQKEGFGSSWGGLKSLVRRKQVDSAHSKRSGHHQLAKELTVPHLIAIGVGSTIGAGVYILVGTVAREHSGPALAISFLIAGIAAALSAFCYAELASRCPSAGSAYHYSYICVGEGVAWLIGWALILEYTIGGAAVARGISPNLALLFGGEDSLPIFLSRQYIPGLDVVVDPCAAILVFIVTGLLCVGIKESTFAQGIVTTANVCAMIFVIVAGGYLGYNTGWAGYKLPTGYFPFGVDGMLAGSATVFFAYIGFDSVASTAEEVKNPQRDLPLGIATALSICCGLYMLVSIVIVGLVPYYAMDPDTPISSAFASHGMQWAAYIITIGAVTALCSTLMGSLLPQPRILLAMARDGLLPSFFSEVNKSSQVPIKSTLATGLVAATLSFFMDVSQLAGMVSVGTLLAFTMVAISVLILRYVPPDEVPFPSSLQESIDSVTLRYSQRISGKNPETNPETSTFVDSSQPLLGNKNVAVDCLVIEKQEAQAYWTLTEQNRRKIAGWTIMLLCVGAFGLTFAASNVWIPSLIRLTCCGVGGVLLLSGLIVLTCIDQDDARHNFGHTGGFICPFVPLLPIVCILINVYLLINLGAATWARVSVWLLIGVVVYVFYGRSHSSLLDAVYVPAAHVDEIYRSSGDSLA, encoded by the exons ATGGGTGTTTTGGTTGATTCCCAAAAGGAAGGGTTTGGATCTTCATGGGGTGGTTTAAAGAGTTTGGTAAGAAGAAAACAAGTAGATTCTGCTCATTCCAAGCGTTCTGGTCATCATCAGTTGGCTAAAGAGTTGACAGTTCCACATCTCATAGCAATTG GTGTTGGATCAACAATTGGAGCTGGAGTTTATATTCTTGTTGGAACAGTTGCGAGAGAGCATTCAGGGCCAGCTCTTGCCATTTCCTTTCTAATAGCTGGAATTGCTGCTGCACTCTCTGCTTTTTGCTATGCCGAGCTTGCTAGTCGTTGCCCGTCTGCTGGCAGTGCCTATCATTATTCATACATTTGTGTTGGTGAAGG TGTTGCCTGGTTGATTGGTTGGGCTCTGATACTGGAGTATACAATTGGTGGTGCAGCTGTTGCTCGTGGCATTTCACCTAATCTG GCTTTGCTTTTTGGGGGTGAAGATAGCCTACCTATTTTTCTATCTCGTCAATATATTCCTGGGCTTGATGTTGTGGTAGATCCATGTGCCGCAATTCTAGTTTTCATTGTGACAGGGCTCTTGTGTGTGGGAATCAAGGAG AGTACATTTGCACAAGGAATCGTCACCACTGCAAATGTATGTGCCATGATCTTTGTTATAGTGGCGGGAGGTTATCTGGGTTACAACACTGGATGGGCTGGATACAAACTTCCTACTGG GTATTTTCCCTTTGGGGTGGATGGAATGCTTGCTGGGTCTGCGACAGTCTTCTTTGCATATATCGGATTTGATTCGGTTGCCAGTACTGCCGAGGAG GTGAAGAATCCCCAACGGGATTTGCCTTTGGGTATTGCAACAGCCCTCTCCATTTGTTGTGGATTGTACATGCTGGTCTCTATAGTGATTGTTGGTCTGGTCCCCTATTATGCAATGGATCCTGACACTCCCATCTCATCTGCTTTTGCTAGCCATGGGATGCAATGGGCAGC TTACATAATAACCATTGGAGCGGTTACTGCTCTTTGTTCAACATTAATGGGCTCACTTCTCCCTCAG CCTCGAATTCTTTTGGCAATGGCTAGAGATGGTTTGCTGCCATCCTTTTTTTCAGAAGTTAATAAAAGCAGCCAAGTTCCTATCAAGAGCACATTGGCAACTGGTCTAGTTGCTGCTACCTTGTCATTCTTCATGGATGTTTCACAGTTGGCAGGGATG GTCAGCGTGGGTACACTTCTTGCATTTACTATGGTAGCTATTTCCGTGCTGATACTTCGATATGTCCCACCTGATGAGGTGCCATTTCCATCATCACTTCAGGAGTCTATTGATTCTGTCACATTAAGATATTCTCAGAGGATTAGTGGGAAAAACCCTGAGACAAACCCTGAGACAAGTACCTTTGTAGACAGTTCTCAGCCTTTGCTCGGCAATAAAAATGTAGCAGTTGATTGCCTCGTTATTGAAAAACAAGAAGCTCAGGCTTATT GGACCCTCACTGAACAGAACAGGCGAAAAATTGCTGGTTGGACCATAATGTTATTATGTGTAGGGGCATTTGGCCTTACCTTTGCAGCTTCAAATGTGTGGATTCCAAG TCTTATTCGGTTAACGTGTTGCGGAGTTGGTGGTGTTCTTCTTCTGTCTGGTTTGATTGTGCTCACctgtatagatcaagatgatGCAAGGCATAATTTCGGCCATACTGGAG GTTTCATATGCCCTTTTGTTCCACTTTTACCAATTGTCTGCATTCTCATCAATGTCTACCTGCTCATCAATTTGGG GGCTGCAACATGGGCTAGGGTATCGGTGTGGCTTTTGATAGGGGTGGTTGTATATGTGTTCTATGGTCGATCCCACAGCTCTTTGCTGGATGCAGTCTATGTGCCTGCAGCTCATGTGGATGAAATTTATCGATCCTCGGGTGACTCATTGGCTTAA